One stretch of Candidatus Binataceae bacterium DNA includes these proteins:
- a CDS encoding D-glycerate dehydrogenase: MFVTRPIADAALRRLAESARVDLWDDENAPPHEELLTRVATTDAVISMVSDRFDAATIAALPRLAVISNFAVGLDNIDLDAATRAGIAVGHTAGVLTETTADLAFALMLAAARRVAEGDRYVRAGRWRTWTPRLMLGRDVWGATLGIIGWGAIGQAVARRAAGFGMCILYAAHTSSRQRQEPAATVLTAPAAEQVVLAAEQVELTRLLAESDFISINVPLTPATHHLIGTHEFAAMKREAIIVNTARGAVIDQEALIMALKLERIAGAGLDVTEVEPLPSDHPLLQFPNVVVTPHIGSASHATRLRMAELAVDNVLDVLAGKLPRRCANPTVALRTPAASAK; encoded by the coding sequence GTGTTCGTGACGCGCCCGATCGCCGACGCTGCCCTGCGCCGGCTCGCGGAATCTGCGCGCGTCGATCTCTGGGACGACGAGAACGCGCCGCCGCACGAGGAGCTGCTCACGCGCGTCGCCACGACCGACGCCGTCATCAGCATGGTCTCGGATCGCTTCGACGCGGCGACGATCGCGGCGCTGCCGCGGCTCGCGGTGATCAGCAACTTCGCCGTAGGACTCGATAATATCGATCTTGACGCGGCGACTCGCGCCGGCATCGCCGTAGGGCACACCGCCGGAGTCTTGACCGAGACCACCGCTGACCTCGCCTTCGCGCTGATGCTGGCGGCGGCGCGGCGGGTCGCCGAAGGCGACCGCTACGTGCGCGCAGGACGCTGGCGCACCTGGACGCCGCGCCTGATGCTCGGACGGGACGTCTGGGGTGCAACGCTCGGGATTATCGGCTGGGGCGCGATCGGGCAGGCGGTCGCGCGCCGCGCGGCAGGTTTCGGGATGTGCATCCTGTACGCGGCGCATACTTCCTCGCGCCAGCGACAAGAGCCCGCGGCGACGGTGCTCACCGCTCCCGCGGCGGAGCAGGTGGTCCTTGCGGCCGAGCAGGTTGAGCTGACGCGGCTGCTGGCGGAGTCGGACTTTATTTCGATCAATGTGCCGTTGACGCCGGCTACGCATCATCTGATCGGCACACACGAATTCGCCGCAATGAAACGCGAGGCGATTATCGTCAACACCGCGCGCGGTGCCGTGATCGATCAGGAGGCGCTGATCATGGCACTTAAGCTCGAGCGGATCGCGGGCGCCGGCCTGGATGTCACGGAAGTCGAGCCGCTCCCGTCAGACCATCCGCTGTTGCAATTTCCGAACGTGGTCGTGACGCCGCATATCGGCAGCGCAAGTCACGCGACGCGGCTGCGGATGGCGGAACTCGCCGTCGACAATGTCCTCGACGTTTTAGCCGGTAAGCTCCCCCGTCGCTGCGCCAACCCGACCGTGGCGTTGCGCACACCGGCAGCGTCAGCGAAATAG
- a CDS encoding 1-(5-phosphoribosyl)-5-[(5-phosphoribosylamino)methylideneamino] imidazole-4-carboxamide isomerase: MTNPLFSRFTVIPAIDLKGGKVVRLLRGEMSRATVYDDDPAATARRFEREGAELIHIVDLDGAIVGAPQNLEAIHAIRDAVGCRLDISGGLRSLDSICATIAAGADFVSLGSAAFLEPQVMVEACAKFPERIFGSLDARDGHLAIRGWVETSQLTVADAISRFCAAGAAAIVLTDIARDGTEAGANAAMFSANAKKAGLPLIASGGVATLDDIRVLARCFDAGVAGVISGRALYEGRFSLAEAIAAARG; encoded by the coding sequence TTGACGAATCCGCTCTTCAGCCGCTTCACCGTTATCCCGGCGATCGATCTCAAGGGCGGGAAAGTCGTGCGCCTGCTGCGCGGCGAGATGAGTCGCGCGACCGTTTATGACGATGATCCGGCGGCGACGGCCCGGCGCTTCGAGCGCGAGGGCGCCGAGCTGATCCATATCGTGGACCTCGACGGCGCGATCGTGGGCGCGCCGCAGAACCTCGAGGCGATCCACGCAATTCGCGACGCGGTCGGCTGCCGTCTCGATATCAGCGGCGGCTTGCGCTCGCTCGACTCGATTTGTGCCACGATCGCCGCGGGGGCCGATTTCGTCTCGCTGGGCTCGGCGGCTTTCCTGGAACCTCAAGTGATGGTTGAAGCTTGTGCGAAGTTCCCAGAGCGCATTTTCGGCTCGCTCGATGCGCGCGATGGCCATCTCGCGATTCGCGGATGGGTCGAGACCAGCCAACTTACAGTCGCCGACGCGATTAGCCGCTTTTGCGCGGCCGGCGCGGCCGCGATCGTGCTCACGGACATCGCCCGCGACGGCACCGAAGCGGGCGCCAACGCCGCGATGTTCTCCGCGAATGCTAAAAAGGCTGGTCTCCCGCTGATCGCCTCAGGTGGCGTCGCGACGCTGGATGATATTCGGGTGCTCGCGCGCTGTTTCGATGCGGGCGTCGCCGGCGTTATCAGCGGACGCGCGCTCTATGAAGGGCGCTTCTCGCTGGCGGAGGCGATCGCCGCCGCGCGAGGATAA
- the hisB gene encoding imidazoleglycerol-phosphate dehydratase HisB, whose amino-acid sequence MENRVKSRSLGIARTSAAANNSPKRVAAVERKTRETHISVALKLDGRGDAAVNTGVPFLDHMLESFARHGFFDLKVAADGDLKVDDHHTVEDVGIVLGRAFREALGDRSGIRRFGEATVPLDEALCNVVVDISGRSYLAYNVPITQERVGAFQTTLINDFMKALADETGMNLHLNLHSGRNPHHIIESAFKALARAMDTATALDPRIAGALSTKGTLS is encoded by the coding sequence ATGGAAAATCGAGTTAAGTCGCGCTCGCTCGGAATTGCTCGAACAAGCGCGGCGGCGAACAATTCGCCTAAACGTGTTGCGGCGGTCGAGCGCAAGACGCGCGAAACCCATATCAGCGTCGCCCTAAAGCTCGATGGCCGCGGCGACGCTGCCGTCAACACCGGCGTGCCGTTTCTCGACCACATGCTCGAAAGCTTCGCCCGCCACGGTTTTTTCGATCTCAAAGTCGCCGCCGACGGCGACCTTAAGGTTGACGATCATCATACTGTCGAGGACGTCGGAATCGTGCTCGGCCGGGCCTTCCGCGAGGCGCTCGGCGACCGTTCCGGCATCCGCCGCTTCGGCGAAGCCACCGTCCCGCTTGACGAGGCGTTGTGCAACGTCGTCGTCGACATCAGCGGGCGCTCTTACCTTGCCTACAATGTGCCCATCACCCAGGAACGCGTCGGCGCGTTTCAAACCACGCTGATCAACGATTTTATGAAGGCGCTCGCGGATGAAACCGGCATGAACCTCCACCTCAACCTGCACAGCGGGCGCAACCCCCATCACATAATCGAGTCGGCGTTCAAGGCGCTCGCGCGTGCGATGGACACCGCGACCGCGCTCGACCCTCGTATTGCCGGCGCGCTCTCGACCAAGGGCACCCTGTCCTGA
- the hisD gene encoding histidinol dehydrogenase, translated as MPLRVLDAGSPACERLLKLIFKRRGETGGAVDQAVAKIIAEVRRGGDAALVRLTARFDTVRIPRAHLRVSAAELADARATLPVSERRALELAARRIEAFHRRTLIKSFSYREALGMRLGSIVRPLRRVGIYVPGGQGAYPSSVLMNAIPARVAGVKEIAMVSPPGKSADKPAKKSDNQFGDNLGVLAAAAIAGVSEVYRVGGAQAIAALAYGTATIAPVDKIVGPGNAWVQAAKRMVNGAVDIDKMAGPSEVLIIADAAAHPTWVAADLIAQAEHGSGDEAAILLTNSRSIAEETAAALERALDDLPRAAAVRRVMARRAAAIIVKDLDAAFELANQIAPEHLELEIANPARWLPRVEAAGAVFLGGHSPAPLGDYLAGPNHVLPTGGAARFASPLGAYDFLKRTSIIESSQRALAQLAPATTRLARMEGFEGHARAIEVRFEQGQLKLNGRQARRGNKASNGKSS; from the coding sequence ATGCCGCTGCGCGTATTGGATGCCGGATCACCGGCCTGCGAGCGCCTGCTCAAACTGATCTTCAAGCGGCGCGGCGAGACCGGCGGCGCGGTCGATCAAGCAGTTGCGAAAATTATCGCCGAAGTCCGCCGTGGCGGTGACGCGGCCCTGGTCCGCCTCACTGCGCGCTTCGACACAGTGAGGATTCCGCGCGCGCACCTCCGCGTGAGCGCCGCCGAATTAGCCGACGCGCGCGCGACGCTGCCAGTTTCGGAGCGGCGCGCGCTCGAGCTCGCCGCGCGACGGATTGAGGCTTTCCACCGCCGCACCCTGATCAAATCGTTCTCTTATCGAGAGGCTCTCGGGATGCGCCTCGGTTCGATCGTCCGCCCGCTCCGTCGCGTCGGCATCTACGTGCCGGGCGGGCAGGGCGCCTATCCCTCGTCGGTGCTGATGAATGCGATCCCCGCACGCGTCGCCGGCGTCAAAGAGATCGCGATGGTTTCCCCGCCCGGCAAATCCGCTGACAAGCCCGCTAAGAAGTCCGATAACCAGTTCGGCGACAACCTTGGCGTCTTGGCGGCGGCCGCGATCGCAGGCGTCAGCGAGGTCTATCGCGTTGGCGGCGCGCAAGCGATCGCCGCGCTTGCCTACGGCACTGCGACGATCGCTCCGGTCGATAAAATCGTCGGCCCCGGCAATGCCTGGGTGCAGGCGGCGAAAAGAATGGTCAATGGCGCAGTTGATATCGATAAAATGGCCGGGCCGAGCGAAGTCTTGATCATCGCCGACGCCGCCGCGCACCCGACCTGGGTGGCTGCCGATCTCATCGCGCAGGCTGAGCATGGCTCGGGTGACGAGGCCGCCATACTGCTCACTAACTCCCGGAGTATCGCAGAGGAGACCGCGGCGGCGCTCGAACGCGCGCTCGACGATCTGCCGCGGGCGGCGGCGGTCAGGCGCGTGATGGCGCGGCGGGCCGCTGCGATCATCGTCAAGGACCTCGATGCCGCGTTCGAGCTCGCTAATCAGATTGCCCCCGAACATCTTGAGCTCGAAATCGCCAACCCCGCGCGATGGCTTCCGCGGGTCGAGGCTGCGGGCGCGGTCTTTCTCGGTGGCCATTCGCCCGCGCCGCTCGGCGACTATCTCGCCGGGCCCAATCACGTTTTGCCCACCGGCGGCGCTGCCCGCTTCGCCTCCCCGCTGGGTGCTTACGATTTCCTCAAGCGAACCAGTATAATCGAGAGCTCGCAGCGGGCGCTGGCACAGCTTGCCCCGGCGACGACGCGGCTAGCGCGGATGGAAGGTTTCGAGGGTCACGCTCGCGCGATCGAGGTACGGTTCGAGCAGGGCCAACTTAAGCTGAATGGGCGGCAGGCGCGGCGGGGAAACAAGGCATCCAATGGAAAATCGAGTTAA
- the murA gene encoding UDP-N-acetylglucosamine 1-carboxyvinyltransferase yields MDQMIIRGGRTLRGAVAVSGSKNATLPILMASLLTREPLVLHNVPRLRDVRTAIALLEGLGATAHWLDEHSLEICAAEVHAHEASYDLVKTMRASFVVLGPMLARTGRARVSTPGGCAIGARPVNLHIGGIRALGARIQLRNGYVEAHAERLAGARLWLDSPSVGATENIMMAAVLARGRTTIENAAREPEVQDLAALLIAMGAQVEGAGTHVITIEGVERLHGAEHRVIPDRIEAGSLMIAAAITGGDVTVENAPAAQLDAVIVKLRETGAEVSSLNGGLRVARSGGLRSVELRTLPYPGFPTDLQAQMMALLTQARGTSVITETIFENRFMHAPELIRMGADIVMKGPTAIVRGASPLSGAPVMATDLRASMGLILAGLAAENHTHVSRVYHLDRGYEALDDKLRALGAEIDRVAE; encoded by the coding sequence ATGGACCAGATGATCATCCGCGGCGGCCGCACGCTGCGCGGCGCGGTCGCCGTCAGCGGCAGCAAGAACGCCACTCTGCCGATTCTGATGGCGTCGCTGCTCACCCGCGAGCCGCTCGTCCTGCACAACGTCCCGCGCCTGCGCGACGTCCGCACGGCGATCGCCCTGCTCGAAGGGCTCGGCGCGACCGCGCACTGGCTCGACGAACACAGCCTCGAAATCTGCGCCGCCGAAGTGCACGCGCACGAGGCCTCCTACGACCTGGTCAAAACCATGCGGGCCTCGTTCGTCGTGCTCGGCCCGATGCTCGCCCGCACCGGCCGCGCGCGCGTCTCGACCCCCGGCGGATGCGCGATCGGGGCGCGGCCAGTCAACCTGCATATCGGCGGAATCCGCGCGTTGGGCGCGCGTATCCAGCTCCGCAACGGTTATGTCGAGGCTCACGCCGAGCGCCTGGCCGGCGCGCGTTTGTGGCTCGACAGTCCTTCCGTCGGCGCGACGGAAAACATCATGATGGCGGCGGTCCTGGCGCGCGGACGCACGACCATCGAAAACGCCGCGCGCGAACCCGAGGTCCAGGACCTCGCCGCACTGCTGATCGCGATGGGTGCGCAGGTCGAAGGCGCCGGCACCCACGTGATCACCATTGAGGGAGTCGAGCGGCTGCACGGGGCGGAGCATCGCGTCATCCCCGATCGCATCGAGGCCGGCTCATTGATGATCGCCGCGGCGATCACCGGCGGCGACGTGACCGTGGAAAACGCTCCGGCCGCGCAGCTCGACGCGGTGATCGTCAAGTTGCGCGAAACCGGCGCCGAGGTCTCATCGCTCAACGGCGGGCTGCGGGTCGCGCGTTCCGGTGGTTTGCGGTCAGTCGAGCTGCGCACGCTGCCCTATCCGGGTTTCCCGACCGATCTGCAGGCCCAGATGATGGCGCTGCTGACGCAGGCGCGCGGAACCTCCGTCATTACCGAGACCATTTTCGAGAACCGTTTCATGCACGCCCCCGAACTCATCCGGATGGGCGCCGACATCGTGATGAAGGGTCCGACCGCGATCGTACGCGGCGCCTCGCCGTTAAGCGGCGCACCCGTGATGGCGACCGACTTGCGCGCCTCGATGGGCCTCATTCTCGCCGGCCTCGCCGCCGAAAACCACACCCACGTCAGCCGCGTCTATCACCTCGATCGCGGCTACGAGGCGCTCGACGACAAGCTGCGCGCGCTCGGCGCAGAGATTGATCGCGTCGCCGAATAA
- a CDS encoding class I SAM-dependent methyltransferase, producing the protein MEVAMLNLKYLRLKVFHEILTRVQPALRGSRMAEFEKIFAPERGTRVIDLGGTTTIWNLIKTPLDVTIVNLTCTDPAKNTDSHHHFTFVEGDATQLHDYSDNSFDIVFSNSVIEHVGGEPNERKFAGEARRLAPSYYVQTPSVYFPLEAHTGIPFWWAMPRALRARMHRGWEKTLPDWNEMIRGTTVITRRKLQGYFPDGTVKTERILGIPKSYYVYRLADVSAVVGTVERPANL; encoded by the coding sequence ATGGAAGTCGCCATGCTAAATCTCAAATATCTGCGCCTTAAGGTCTTTCACGAAATCCTCACGCGCGTTCAGCCAGCTTTACGTGGAAGCCGGATGGCAGAGTTTGAGAAAATTTTTGCTCCGGAGCGCGGCACCCGGGTGATTGACCTAGGTGGCACCACCACAATCTGGAACCTGATCAAAACGCCACTCGACGTCACCATCGTGAACCTAACCTGCACAGATCCTGCGAAGAACACCGACAGCCATCATCACTTCACCTTCGTCGAAGGAGATGCCACACAACTTCACGACTACAGTGATAATAGTTTCGACATCGTCTTCAGCAACAGCGTGATCGAGCATGTCGGCGGTGAGCCGAACGAGCGGAAATTCGCTGGCGAAGCCCGCCGTCTGGCGCCCTCCTATTACGTCCAGACGCCCTCGGTCTATTTTCCGCTGGAGGCGCATACCGGCATTCCGTTCTGGTGGGCCATGCCCCGCGCCCTCCGTGCAAGAATGCACAGGGGCTGGGAGAAGACGCTCCCGGATTGGAACGAAATGATCAGAGGCACGACGGTGATCACACGTCGTAAATTACAGGGCTATTTCCCTGATGGGACGGTGAAGACGGAGCGTATACTCGGGATCCCTAAATCATATTATGTCTATCGCCTCGCGGACGTATCAGCGGTGGTCGGCACTGTTGAACGTCCCGCGAATCTTTAG
- the prfA gene encoding peptide chain release factor 1, translating into MNPLLDKLKGVEERFGELERRLSDPAVAANNREYAKLGRERAQLADVVVVARDYRKLLEEIAEHDAFIQGDDAELRDLARADLPELARHQGEIEERLKLLLTPRDPNDDKNVLLEIRAGTGGEEASLFAGVLFRMYNRYAERHGWKVEALSQSSTGLGGIKEVIASISGRGAFSRLKFEGGVHRVQRVPATEGSGRIHTSAVTVAVLPEADEVEVSINEEKDLRIDVMRASGPGGQSVNTTDSAVRITHIPTGMVIICRDEKSQHKNKARALKILRARLLENAHAEQDAKIADARRSMVGTGDRSERIRTYNFPQSRVTDHRVNLTLHQLDQVLDGALEPIIDALATAEQAAALSDK; encoded by the coding sequence TTGAATCCTCTGCTCGACAAGCTCAAAGGCGTCGAGGAGCGCTTCGGCGAGCTCGAACGCCGCCTGAGCGATCCCGCAGTCGCCGCGAACAACCGCGAATACGCCAAATTGGGGCGCGAACGCGCGCAACTCGCGGACGTCGTCGTGGTCGCGCGCGACTACCGCAAACTGCTCGAGGAGATTGCCGAGCACGACGCCTTTATCCAGGGTGACGACGCCGAGCTACGAGATCTGGCCCGCGCCGATTTGCCGGAACTCGCGCGCCATCAAGGCGAAATCGAAGAGCGGCTGAAACTCCTGTTGACCCCGCGCGATCCCAACGACGACAAAAATGTCCTGCTCGAGATTCGCGCCGGCACCGGCGGCGAGGAGGCTTCGCTCTTCGCCGGCGTCCTCTTTCGCATGTACAACCGCTATGCCGAGCGCCACGGCTGGAAGGTCGAGGCGCTCAGCCAGAGTAGCACCGGCCTTGGCGGAATCAAGGAAGTCATCGCCTCGATCAGCGGGCGCGGCGCCTTCAGCCGCCTCAAGTTCGAGGGCGGGGTCCATCGCGTGCAGCGTGTGCCCGCGACCGAAGGTTCAGGCCGCATCCACACCTCTGCGGTAACCGTCGCCGTGCTGCCCGAGGCTGACGAGGTCGAGGTCAGCATCAACGAAGAAAAAGATTTGCGCATCGACGTGATGCGCGCGTCGGGTCCCGGCGGCCAGAGCGTAAACACGACCGATTCCGCCGTCCGCATCACTCATATTCCGACCGGGATGGTGATCATCTGCCGCGACGAAAAATCCCAGCACAAGAACAAGGCCCGCGCGCTCAAGATTCTGCGCGCACGCCTGCTCGAAAACGCCCACGCCGAGCAGGACGCCAAGATCGCCGACGCGCGCCGCTCGATGGTCGGGACGGGGGACCGCTCCGAACGCATCCGCACTTACAATTTTCCGCAGTCGCGCGTCACCGACCATCGCGTCAACCTGACGCTCCATCAGCTTGATCAGGTGCTCGACGGCGCACTCGAACCGATTATCGACGCGCTCGCCACCGCCGAACAAGCCGCCGCCCTCAGCGATAAATAG
- the rpmE gene encoding 50S ribosomal protein L31: protein MKAAIHPDYRRCVVTCACGNTFETHSTLPKIQVEVCSNCHPFYTGQQRLVDTAGRVERFNRKYGKTPATKATAE, encoded by the coding sequence ATGAAAGCTGCAATCCATCCCGACTATCGCCGATGCGTAGTGACCTGCGCCTGCGGCAACACCTTCGAGACGCATTCGACCCTGCCGAAAATCCAGGTCGAAGTCTGCTCGAACTGCCATCCGTTCTACACCGGCCAGCAACGCTTGGTCGATACCGCCGGACGCGTCGAGCGCTTCAACCGGAAATACGGCAAAACCCCCGCGACCAAGGCCACTGCCGAGTAA
- the pgl gene encoding 6-phosphogluconolactonase, translating to MSAPKLIVLDDAASLFVHAAEEIAHVAGEAVCTHGEFTFCLTGGLTPEPTYELLASRFHHSIDWSEAQFFWGDERCVPPDDPASNFAMANRTLLSKLELRPEQIHRMRGEDPPETAARAYEDHLRTFFHLDPGAMPVFNLVLLGLGENAHIASLFPHHPALAITDRLAVAIEVDAPQRHRITLTAPILNQAARIIFLVAGESKAAAVKAVLEGPRDPESAPAQLIAPPDGDVTWMLDRAAARLLS from the coding sequence ATGAGCGCACCAAAATTAATCGTCCTTGACGACGCCGCTTCCCTCTTCGTCCACGCCGCCGAAGAGATCGCGCACGTCGCCGGCGAGGCCGTGTGCACCCACGGCGAGTTCACCTTCTGCCTGACTGGCGGGTTGACCCCAGAGCCAACTTACGAGCTCCTCGCCTCACGCTTCCATCACAGTATCGATTGGAGTGAAGCGCAGTTCTTCTGGGGCGACGAGCGCTGCGTGCCGCCCGACGATCCCGCGAGCAACTTCGCGATGGCCAACCGCACGCTGCTCTCGAAGCTCGAGCTGCGCCCCGAGCAGATTCATCGGATGCGCGGCGAGGATCCTCCCGAGACCGCTGCGCGCGCTTACGAAGACCATCTGCGCACCTTCTTCCACCTCGACCCCGGCGCGATGCCCGTGTTCAATCTCGTGCTGCTCGGCTTGGGCGAGAACGCGCATATCGCGTCGCTCTTCCCGCACCATCCGGCCCTCGCCATCACCGACCGCCTCGCGGTTGCGATCGAGGTTGACGCCCCGCAACGCCATCGCATCACGCTGACGGCGCCGATTTTGAATCAGGCCGCACGCATCATCTTTCTGGTTGCCGGCGAGTCCAAGGCCGCGGCGGTGAAAGCGGTGCTCGAAGGTCCACGCGACCCCGAATCCGCGCCCGCGCAGCTCATCGCGCCGCCCGACGGCGACGTTACCTGGATGCTTGATCGGGCGGCGGCGCGCTTGCTGTCCTAA
- the msrA gene encoding peptide-methionine (S)-S-oxide reductase MsrA, protein MSDKTEIAVFGEGCFWCTEAVFEQVKGVISVKSGYAGGTLPNPTYSQVCTGRTGHAEVGRIEFDPAQVTYADLLTVFFATHDPTTLNRQGADVGTEYRSIILYTSPAQKRAATNCIEELSKSNAFNAPIVTEIKPLEAFYPAEDYHAEYYRNNAFAPYCQVVITPKLAKFHKKYAELLKS, encoded by the coding sequence ATGAGCGATAAGACCGAGATTGCAGTATTTGGTGAAGGCTGCTTCTGGTGCACCGAGGCGGTGTTCGAGCAGGTTAAGGGCGTGATTAGCGTCAAATCCGGTTATGCCGGAGGCACGCTGCCCAACCCGACTTATTCTCAGGTCTGCACTGGCCGGACCGGTCATGCCGAGGTCGGGCGCATCGAATTCGATCCCGCGCAGGTCACCTACGCTGATCTTTTGACCGTCTTTTTCGCGACCCACGACCCGACGACCCTCAACCGCCAAGGCGCCGACGTCGGCACCGAATACCGTTCGATCATTCTCTACACTTCGCCGGCGCAGAAGCGCGCGGCGACAAACTGTATCGAGGAGCTCTCCAAAAGCAACGCCTTCAACGCGCCGATCGTCACCGAGATCAAACCGCTCGAGGCCTTCTACCCGGCCGAGGACTACCACGCCGAATACTATCGCAACAACGCTTTTGCGCCGTACTGCCAGGTCGTCATCACACCGAAGCTCGCAAAGTTTCACAAAAAGTACGCCGAACTGCTGAAATCGTAG
- a CDS encoding dienelactone hydrolase family protein, translated as MKHEDIRYQDGDVNCHGLYAYDEHSSARRPGVLIMPDAFGLGPFVKERAERLAKLGYVGFGADPYGDRLVAKDLPEGIKYAMALLGDPAKVRRRVRAALDKLAALPQVDPKRLAVMGYCMGGTCSLEIARDGAALSGVVSFHGGLGTAMPAAAGAVKAKVLVCNGAEDPFVPPEQLAGFTAEMTKAGVDWQVINYGGTVHSFTNPEADLIGAPGIKYNEQTDRRSWQAMSGFFKEIFGA; from the coding sequence ATGAAACACGAAGATATTCGCTATCAGGACGGCGACGTTAACTGTCACGGCCTCTACGCTTATGACGAGCATAGCAGCGCGCGCCGCCCGGGCGTGCTGATCATGCCCGACGCTTTCGGTCTCGGCCCCTTCGTCAAGGAGCGCGCCGAGCGCCTGGCCAAGCTTGGCTACGTCGGTTTCGGCGCCGACCCCTATGGCGATCGTCTGGTCGCCAAGGATCTTCCCGAGGGCATCAAGTACGCGATGGCGTTGCTGGGCGATCCCGCGAAAGTTCGCCGCCGCGTCCGCGCCGCGCTCGATAAGCTCGCGGCGCTGCCGCAAGTCGATCCCAAGCGGCTCGCCGTGATGGGTTATTGCATGGGCGGCACCTGCTCGCTCGAGATTGCGCGCGACGGCGCGGCGCTCAGCGGGGTGGTTTCATTTCACGGCGGCCTGGGCACCGCGATGCCCGCGGCGGCTGGCGCGGTCAAGGCGAAAGTCCTGGTGTGCAACGGCGCCGAGGATCCCTTCGTGCCGCCCGAGCAGTTAGCCGGCTTCACCGCCGAGATGACCAAGGCCGGCGTCGATTGGCAGGTCATCAACTACGGCGGTACGGTGCATAGCTTTACTAATCCTGAGGCCGACCTGATCGGCGCGCCGGGAATCAAATACAACGAACAGACCGACCGGCGTTCGTGGCAGGCGATGAGCGGATTCTTCAAGGAGATCTTTGGCGCCTGA
- a CDS encoding enoyl-CoA hydratase-related protein, translating to MDLKFVKYEKKDHLAYVTFNRPEVMNAMHPPCHVEMDQVWDDFAADKNLWVAILTGAGDRAFSAGNDLKYTAAHHGEPMPHWRGGFAGITDRYDIVKPVIAAVNGFALGGGLEIALACDIIIAADHARLGLPEVRVGLMAGAGGVHRLPRHIPLKIAMGMMLTGKHIMAAEAHRWGLVNEVVPLKDLMPTAERWAAEIMECSPLSVQASKEQAYQALHLSIEEATAKKYPATNRLFKSKDMIEGPRAFAEKRKPNWKGE from the coding sequence ATGGACCTGAAGTTTGTGAAGTACGAGAAGAAGGATCATTTGGCGTACGTGACTTTCAACCGGCCCGAGGTGATGAACGCGATGCATCCGCCGTGTCACGTCGAAATGGATCAGGTCTGGGATGACTTCGCCGCCGACAAGAATTTGTGGGTAGCGATTCTAACCGGCGCCGGCGATCGGGCCTTCTCCGCCGGCAACGACTTGAAGTACACGGCGGCACATCACGGCGAACCGATGCCGCACTGGCGCGGCGGCTTCGCCGGCATCACCGATCGCTACGATATCGTCAAGCCGGTGATTGCGGCGGTCAACGGGTTCGCCCTCGGCGGCGGGCTGGAAATCGCGCTCGCCTGCGACATCATTATCGCCGCCGATCACGCGCGTCTCGGGCTGCCCGAGGTGCGCGTCGGCCTGATGGCGGGCGCCGGCGGAGTCCATCGGCTGCCGCGTCACATCCCGCTCAAGATCGCGATGGGCATGATGCTCACCGGCAAGCACATCATGGCCGCGGAAGCTCATCGATGGGGTCTGGTGAACGAAGTCGTGCCGCTTAAGGATCTGATGCCGACGGCAGAACGCTGGGCCGCGGAGATTATGGAATGCTCGCCGCTGTCCGTGCAGGCAAGCAAGGAGCAGGCCTATCAGGCATTGCATCTTTCGATCGAAGAGGCGACGGCGAAAAAGTATCCGGCGACCAATCGGCTCTTCAAGTCAAAGGATATGATCGAAGGTCCTCGCGCCTTCGCCGAGAAGCGCAAACCCAACTGGAAGGGGGAGTAA